Within the Rosa rugosa chromosome 2, drRosRugo1.1, whole genome shotgun sequence genome, the region CAACTCGACCGACGTAAACCAAGACTACCATATCCCGTTTTCGGTCCCTTGACTAGCACAAGCATTGGAGTCTCGGAGATGTGTTGCAGTTGCTGTATGACTTTTCACTTAAGCTGAGCTGACATTGTGAGGAGTATTAGAGTTCAGTTTGTAATAGGGCTGCTGAAAATGCCAGAGCTGCCgaaaccggccgaaccgccGCTGTCGGCGCCGACAAAAATGGTAGCTGAAGGTCCGGTTCGGTTCTGCCTTACCGTATATACGTAGTCGGCTCGATAACGTACGTCGAATTATAAATATACGGTAGTACCGAACCagctgtatatatatacttttattattttttatttatttttaatactaGGTATGTTTTAAGCCGTTGATTTCTAGCATCTATGAATGACAACCGTTGGATCTTAGTGGAGACCACGGGATAACTTAAGGGGGTCAGTCTAATTAGGTCATTTGTGCCCGCAGCCTATCTCTCTCGACCCTCTCTTCCTTTAAGAACCCAGCCACAATTTCTTGAATCCAGCCCCAATTGTATCAAAACTTTGGCAAATCGAATCCCAAAAACACGATCTAGTGATCTACGCAAGATGAGAACCTCACCAACATAAGTTTCAACCCAATATCATTTGATTTTTGAAATCCCCAAATCCTTCGACCCAACCCTAGATCAGCTgcttgtttgaactttgaagtggTTGCTCAGAGGCTTATACAGTGTTGAAGTGGTGGTTCAGAGCACAAAAAGTTCGGTAAAATCTATCTCCTTTTAGTCTTGTACTCTTGTTACTCCTTTTAGTCTAATTTGTATGAAAAAAATGTAATCTGttgttgatttttttaattGATTGTTTGCAATTGATCGTGGTTATCTAATATATATGTTAATATGTGTTTTGGTAGGAAAGTCCTTTGAAGCTTCAACGTATTGACCATGGATTTTAGTTGAGAGTTTATCAGTTTATGTAGAGGCAGAGAGGTAATCGAGGTCTTTGATTAGGTAACTAAACTTGTGTGTGCTTCGAATGGGTTTTGATTATTTCATACATGCACTATCTGATTTTGACTTTGTGTATAAGTATCTGATTATGACTTTGTGTATAAGAAGTATGTGATGGGTGCTAAAATTTTACTTTGCATTCAAGCAACTCTTATTACTGTGACTTTCTGTGAAAAAGTGTGTATGAATTGAACATTGAGTATTGACTGCTTTGTGAGAGTATGTGTgaatatgtattcatgtattgtGACCCTCTGAAAATAATGCAATTAAGTATGAACTGAACATGATTGCGAATGAGTATTGTGATTTACTAAAAGTATGAACTGAACATGATTGCAAAATGTCAGAAAGTATGAAATGCATCTATTGGTTTTAATTTAAAAAGATGTATTTATCATcatagaaaacaaaataaatgtcCCTTACATAAAACTCATCAAAACTGaacaaattttttgttttcattgtagACCATGGCTTCTACAAGTAGGTCAGGAAGTCATTATTGTTCATCCCCTTCCATAACTTCTAACATGGTTACTGCAAGTTGTCAATCAATAGGTGTTCCCCCAAATAACAACCAAAACACTATACCACCAGTAGAAAACATTACCCCTAACTCAGTTCCTATTCCAACCCCAACTGAAACACCAAATCCAGATCCTTAATCGGTGGAAGCTACTGCGGGGTTGGGGAAAAGAAGGTGGCAAGATAAGACCACAAAGGGTAGGAAACAGAGTCGAGTGTGGGACTGTTTCACAAGGCCTTTGCTCCCTGATGGCAAGCCTGACCTCGATAATGCACAATGTAATTACTGTAAAGCAATAGTTCCTGCCTCTAGTTCAAACAATGGAACCAGTTCTTGCTGGTCACATGGAAGAAATTGCAAGGTTAACCCTTTATTTGAGAAACCTATCGAGAAAGGGCAGACTATATTATGTAGGGATAATGTAACCGGGGCTCCACAATATCACAAATTTAATCAAAGTAGGATAGATGAGAAGCTGTACAAGATGATCATAAGGGATGAACTTCCCTTTAGGCATGTAGAGGGTTTTGGGTTTAAAGAGTTTTTGTATGAAGCTCAGCCACAGTGGATTCAACCAAGTAGGAAGTTAGTGGCCAAGGGAGTGTGGGAATTGTACCAATCTGAGAAGGGAAAGATGATGTCCATCTTTGCTCAGCATGCAAAGAGAGTTAGTGTAATCACTGACACTTGGACATCAATTCAGAACATTAACTACATGGTGGTCACTGCCCATTTCATGGACAGCGACTGGAATTTGCACAAAAGGATTATAAACTTTTGTTCAATTACCAGTCTCAAAGGGGAAGATATAGGGAGGGTTCTGGAGCAATGTTTGAGGGAATGGGATATCAATAGGGTGTTCACTATCACAGTGGACAATGCTAGTGCAAATGACCTAGCCGTTGTATACATGAAAAGAAGGCTGAGGAACATGAACACTTTGAGCTTCGATGGGGACTTTTTGCACCTTCGATGTGCATGTCACATCATCAATTTGATAGTCAAGGATGGAATCAAAGAATTAGAGAATGGGATTGATGCAATTTGGCATTGTGTCAAGTTTATTAGGTTAAGTTCAAGCTGATTAGACAAGTTTAGGGAGTTTTCTGTCCTTGAGCACCTGAATAAAAATGCTAATGTCCCCTAGATGTGATCACTAGGTGGAATAGCacttatttaatgcttgatGCAGCATTAAAATATGAGAAAGTGTTTGGTAGGATGGCTGATGAAGATGCTCAGTTTCAGCATTACTTTGAGGAGAAAGATACCAAAGGTAGGAAGAGGACATGCCCCCCTGTAGAGGAAGATTGGAGAAATGCTCAAGCATTTGTGCATTTTCTCAAAAAGTTTTACTAGGCAACACTCAAATTGAGTGCTTGGAAATCTGTGACTGCAAACTTGCAGTTCAAAGAGATGATCGGCCTTCAAACAGAGATTGATAAGAAGGCAAGTGATCCATCTGATGAGATTTTGCAGAGGGTGGCAGTGGGGATGAAAGCCAAATTCGACAAATATTGGGGCAGCTTTGAAACCATGAATCGAATCATGGTGATTGCAAATGTCCTAGACCCTCGTTGGAAActtcaatataaaaaaaaaagcatttgcAAGGGTGGGAGTCAGACCTGCCAAGATTGAAATTATTACTAGGGACTTGAAGAACATTCTTTTGAGAATGTATGATGAGTATAGATGCTGTGAGGCAGGTTTAAGCCAATCAAACCAATCAGATGGTGTTGCAGCAATGGAGGGGCTTGAGCTTGATGATTTAGAAGATGGACAAGCTGAGATACTTGCTGATCTCATGCAAGAAAGACTTGAAAATGAACATGAAATGATATCCAACGAGGTTGACAAGTACCTTGCAGATAGATATGTCAATCCTTTAGTAAAAGGCTTTGATGTTTCACAATGGTGGAGGGTCAACGTAGTTGCCTATCCTACTCTTTCGAAGCTTGCAAAAGACATTTTTGCAATTCCTTGCTCTACTGTGGCAAGTGAGAATGCATTTAGCTTGGGAAAAAGGGTAGTTGATCCCTTGAGGAGTTCACTCACTCCTCAAATGGTTGAGGCACTAGTCTGCACTAGTGATTGGTTGAGAGCTGAACAGCCTAATTTCTATTCCGAACCAACAACGAATGAGCTGTCCTTGTATAAGGATCTAGAAGAACTGCAGAAAGGTATAATATGAACTTGTATTAGCTtacttgcatttttttttatatttgcaTCAACTTACACTTGGCTGTTTAtattggttttctgttttttactTTGAAGAAACGGTTGCGCTGCATTTGGGAGGTGCAAACTCTTCTACAACAATTGCTGTATGAAGATTTGGATGCTGCAAACTATTGGTGTTGAAGCCTAAAGATGTAGCTGCTTGTTTTTTTGTTAAGTGATTGAAGTCATCAAATCAGTGAATCAGAAgcagatttttgtttatttgtaCTTCCTATTATGAAGTTATGTAATTTAAGTAGGTTTAGACTTTGAAATCAGAATTGCACATGATTTCTAAACTTGTATTCTTGATTTCTTGTAATGTGGAACTGGAAAAAGgctaaaatagagaaacatCAAGTCTACAACTCACATCTCTATAAGAAGGTGAGAAATAGACTTGATGAAGATATATTGTTGGTGCTGAGTTGAGTAATTGGTATCCATTGAATAACTGATCAGGAAAAAAGGGCTGAAAATTTGAGTAACTgggctgaaaattttcaatatttGTTTGGCCCATTTATTCACTTCGGTTGGGCTGTAACCGAGCCATAACCGACCGGAAACTTGGTAACCGAAATGTACGGTTACCGATTTTGGCGGGACGGTAGTGGTTCTAATTTTTGAATTACCGCCTCATTCGGTACGGTAGTCGGCTGAGCCTAAAAAAGTCTGTTACCGTACCAGGGCCAGCCTTAGTTTGTAACGTCTGAGTgttaaataaaactttaatcGAAAATAATTTTGTTAATGCAAtctattttgaatttgaattcaatAGGTATGGTTATTTAGAGTAATCAATCTGACAAAGATAAGGAAGTTATAAGACAGTTCCTTGATGGAAGGAACTGCCTTAACTGCTTTTCTGATATAAAGGGATTATAATGCCTTCATTGATCCCTGCTATAGCACCACACCTTAATAAAATTGTCTCATTAACAATCTGAGATCAAGGGTGAATCTAGGAGAAGAACAATGGAAGGAGTTAGGCAGTGGATCTATAATCTATTAATACATTATGTAGATATTAGGATCGACATGCTTCCGCAATCTTAATATACACTGCGATTACTGTTGCATTCCTAAAATGCAAATTACAGTCTGTGTTTACATGTGCTTATTCTAAGATAGTTTATAGTACTCATTCAGTGTAAAGCATATCAGTTATCTAGCTAGATTAGTTAGAATGAAGTCAATGAACCTAAAGCAACGACCAAATATTATGTACTAATTCATTAAATAGAGAAATATGTAAGTCAAAAGTTGAGCTTAAAGAAAAAGAGGAGAGCGATGTCACAGCCGACAATATGGAAGCGAGCTTatgtgcttcttcttttttggttacaaagCTTATGTGCTTTTTGGCGCTTTAGTTATTAGGTTTCAGTACAGTTTGAAACTTTTGTAATAAGAAATAAGGGTGTGTGCAGTCAATAATTAGAACATTTAGAGGTCGGAATAGAATTATCTTATTGGTAAGGCCTAATTTAAAAAAAGTAGACAAAGATGGTAAAAGTAGCCTAATTGAAAACGACACTGAATTATGTAGCATGTAGAATCGTTGATGACCAATAATGTAATGAGTGATGATAAGTTGGGAGACGTGGCGCAATTTAAAATGGTGGTGAACAAATCAAACCATCTACTCCCTCTCTGAAGTCTCAAGTTAAACGACCAGTGGTGGCGCCATTAATCTGGTACCAATATCGAAATGGAAGCCTCAATCTCCTCCTTCACACTCATCAGAACCCCAACCAAGTCCAACTCCAGCACAGCTATATTTCCAAGCATTAACATCACAAAACCATATGATTCATGCTCTATTACCAGAACAAAATGCCACAACCTCGCTTTTGCTATAAACACTACTACTCCAACCCTCCACGGCAGAAAAGCTTGGAAGACTGCAGCTATCGAAGATGTTTCCGGCGCTATAACGGATCCGGGACCGGTCGTCCTCACCTGGCAAATTGTCGTCGGAGCTATAGGTATTAATTAATTCACTAATTTTCACTCCAATTTTAGATATAATTTGTTATAGATTTTGATCATAAGCTAGTAGTACGTGTGTGTTTTTGCATGCAGCTGGAGTTACACCTTTTGTGGTGGCAGGGATTGAATTCAGCAAAAGAATTGTAAGTACCTTTCGATGTTcatataaattataattaagaACATATAGCTGATTGTAATTtcgacacacacacatatataattaGCACATAATTGATTGTAGTTTCAATAATTATATatggaaatatatatatggcagATAGCACAACAGAGATGTGAGGTGTGTGGAGGGTCAGGACTTGTTTTGACTAAAGAAAACTATATGAAATGTCCTGGATGCGGTATGATCGATGCTTcttaaaattttcttttatacaTTGCCAATAATTAAGTTGTAAATTTTCAAGAGGCAAGGGCTTTAATTAATTTTCTGTTGCAGGTGGATTTCTCCCTTGGCAAACATGGAAAAGATTCTTTACTGGCTAATTAATTAAGTTGGAGGTGTATAGTTTTCAGCCTTGTTACAATTTTTATTGAGAAGGATAGGTTCGATCTTTGTGTGATATATATCCAGGCGAGCATGCTCTCCCCAACATGTTTAATGAATTGTTGACCCTATCACCCTAATATAGCCAAACATTTGAAGACATGAGTATGTGATTCCTGTGATACGATGACTCTTGATTCTGAACTCTTGAACTTGAAGTATAGGTTCGTATGTGGAAAATTCAAAAGAGTGTTCAAAATAGCTCTAGCAATAGCTTAAAGATGGTCCTGTTTAATTATATGCTATTTCAAATTGGATCGCCAGTATTTTTAACGGTCCATTTTACCAAGTATGAAGGAACCATTTGTAAATATACAACAATCGACTCTAGATGTATCTAAGATGCACAAGAAAATGAATTGAATCCTCATCAGCATGAGCTCGGTTGGTCACAGCCGTGTACGTGGGTACTATTGCCTAAACTATTGAATATTGGCTTTATTCAATGGTGGTCAAAATCCAAGTTGAGAAGCCCATGGGGGCACGACAGGTTGGGTTCACAATCCAGGTTAATTAggagatgtgtgtgtgtgtatggaTATAGAAGGCTCTTCTATTAAGGGATTCATTTATTTGGCAATTTAAGGATTATTTtagcaaattttcagtcaaattgatgattgttaaggtatcgaaTTAAATTAAATCAATAGACAAACAGAATATttccaacatgaaccgttcgtgttcataattgtaaatcgcatctatgaatgccttaatgattatcaatttggctgaaaatttataaagatgatatattcatatatacctaaaaactttTCGATCGAGATGCTAAAATGAGatcaaaaagtgggtctaataagcgatcccttaaaaaaaaaaggggatccctcactagaaggaccCTCTATATACATGCCTAGGTTAACTATGATATACATGCCTACTGCCGCCAACATATTAGGTGTGAGAGATTGAGATAATTAGTTAAACCATCTTCTCTGTTTTCTAGGGGATTGGTGGTGTTGGGGTTTTGCGTAGAGAGTTTTATTCCTAAATTCTAATTGTATTCTCTCCAATTGATTATAGTGGAATTTCTCGCCGGCTCCGAAAAGTGGACTAGCCCAATCACATTGATGGAGTGAATCATTATGCTTGTTCTCGTGTTTGCTTTCTTTATCATTGTTTGGTTGCTCATTTAGTTCTATATTAATATTGTGTTTGTTACGTTTCCACACAATACAAACGAGGCATCCACAAGAGCCTAAAGGAAGTAAATCTAGATATCAATAATTACTATATATAGGATTAGTGCTAAATGTATTCATGTTGTTCAATTTCTCACGGTGGCCGGCGATTAAGGTTTCATAGAAGTAAATCAAGCGAGCATTACTAACCTCATTATGCAGTTTCGTGTCGTTTAATTAGTCGGAGAAGTGGTAACTAGTAGTAAAATCCAAATCCATAAAATTGTCAGAGAAAATTATTTATTGCAACTGCATGATGTGGAGTCTGCGCCATATTAGAATCGAAGCCAATGTCAACAGCAAAAATAGTAGCTCATATATTCGATTGGAGCCGCAAAGACGATGAACAAAATTATTAATATGAAAAGGAAGGCAACAAATTCAACCCacttttccataaaaaaaatatataagctGCTCTTGAATTGCCATTGTTGGAtttcactttcatatatatcgaAGTATGGTTTTTATTATTCAGAAAAGTGATCCATCATGCACTGCTGTCCTTATCTTGAAATTATGTACAATGTCATCATGTCATCCTTCTTCAACCATACCTAAGTCTTCTGCCAAATAATTCGAGCTTCCCTTTTGAGACCTGTCGGGTTGTGAGATAAATCCTAAGGCTGTATCCTAGTCTTCACCGGCCATGAACCTCATTTCTCGATTTCTTATGTGAGCATGGTGATTAACGAGCTAACAAGTAAATCTTCGATATACTAGACATGTGTGTCGTGTTAATTAAGAACAATATCTCATACAAATCAAGATTATCTACGATGATGTTAAGAATTTGATATACATCGGAACTAATGAATACACATAAATCGTTTCTGCCTAACATGCATGTCATGATCTAGTTTTTTTCAGCAACGGAACCCAACTGCGGAAAACGTGGGACTATGATTTCAAACTTCAAAGCGTCCATATAAGACTGCACCATTTCACATTTCACATACGAGACATTGACTTTAGACTTCTAATGTGGGACTCCTAATTAGTTGTCAAACAAATTAATATCACTTAATAATTCCATGAATGGAATTTTACAAGTTTCAAACTCTGTACAAGTCAAAACCAGAGGCCGTGCAAAGAGAATGATCAATCAATTAAAAAAGTTGAAGGAGCCGTACCATTTAATAGCAGCATCAGCAACAAATTGAGTGCCATACTTGTGTTTAATAATTGTTTAGCCCCCGTTAATTTCTCCAGAACTG harbors:
- the LOC133732586 gene encoding uncharacterized protein LOC133732586 gives rise to the protein MEASISSFTLIRTPTKSNSSTAIFPSINITKPYDSCSITRTKCHNLAFAINTTTPTLHGRKAWKTAAIEDVSGAITDPGPVVLTWQIVVGAIAGVTPFVVAGIEFSKRIIAQQRCEVCGGSGLVLTKENYMKCPGCGGFLPWQTWKRFFTG